In Podospora pseudoanserina strain CBS 124.78 chromosome 5, whole genome shotgun sequence, a single window of DNA contains:
- a CDS encoding hypothetical protein (EggNog:ENOG503NX5J; COG:G) produces MAISALGCPITFALIVSPIADPAHLSHNGFKFSLETVRLLISVSWLFFTLTLGLSIFTYNQSFYNQLKVGGPPPPSSFYYRWADMVMNTLDVLCMGAFLMIALAAASYVPVVGWLASVAPQNTPNCVNLAQAFSGIGGIVAPLIGSFVFFGFDNEERALQNVQWVYMSIAIFVFILAGVFILAEIPEMTDADMAL; encoded by the exons ATGGCTATCTCGGCGCTTGGGTGCCCGATCACCTTTGCCTTGATTGTCTCGCCTATCGCCGACCCCGCACACCTCAGCCACAACGGCTTCAAGTTTTCGTTGGAAACAGTTCGACTATTGATATCAGTCAGCTGGTTGTTCTTCACGCTCACATTGGGCCTGAGTATATTTACCTACAATCAGTCGTTCTACAATCAGCTGAAGGTTGGtggacctcctccgccctcgagCTTCTATTACCGGTGGGCGGATATGGTGATGAACACGCTAGATGTGCTGTGTATGGGGGCCTTTTTGATGATTGCGTTGGCGGCTGCATCGTATGTGCCGGTTgttgggtggttggct TCTGTGGCCCCCCAAAACACGCCGAACTGCGTCAACCTAGCCCAAGCCTTCAGCGGCATAGGCGGCATCGTCGCCCCCCTTATAGGTTCATTCGTCTTTTTCGGCTTCGACAACGAGGAGAGAGCGCTTCAGAATGTCCAGTGGGTGTACATGTCCATCGCCATCTTTGTCTTCATCCTTGCGGGTGTTTTTATCCTGGCGGAGATACCTGAGATGACCGACGCGGACATGGCGCTgtag
- a CDS encoding hypothetical protein (EggNog:ENOG503P13T; COG:S) yields the protein MEPDKLCRRCQKLDLSPLFSQAPSHGEVVPLVFVGQYVSLACALCRLFEIYCAGDGMGSGTLISASWRYASNYGWKEPDDGFDFRILGILPEVSSYSRDEAAFHRALFRLRGYIGEPVTSPPSWTDGTIGPRSLDPRAIDYPLLRAWLNYCNQKHCRKTDCQPLKVDNQWHFRLIDCKTRLVVEAASLGTRCPPFLALSYVWGKAIQPRQLDYTQPLQDLPLTIEDSLTVTDKLGFRYLWVDQYCIRQHDEGDKHSQIRLMAEIYGSAQATIVAAAGSDPTYGLPGVSKTQRSAQPHVKLRSGYLTWSYGSTKDDISSSAWSTRGWTYQEGVLSSRRLVFTDKQVYFQCGLSSFSEALNIPFDRVGSASNDDMFPRFRTAPYSLEIGDRIYEYTHRKLGNEDDILNAFQGILGQFFKHKPPIHNIWGIPVLCSPKNWIRSPKGFLAGLCWSLGEPPDGEPPARRHGFPSWSWAGWKGVAILHPHNDAVRPDSLVENDIYVAFESLDRTRTEWSELGPSLQTGARSDQSQLRVLALDCHAFLFENQVFDVIWLKMMGIENTGIDIGDLSSDTDRVVVSADPPGLIYSLDKAMRWTDHEFRQQLLVGIPIKLQTTWEEMPRFFVLVMQQKADSDLYERVGHFEWSDPRKLFDFETFSRSVATRRMVLRIV from the coding sequence ATGGAGCCTGACAAGCTTTGCCGCCGTTGCCAAAAGCTCGACCTTAGCCCACTCTTTTCCCAAGCACCTTCCCATGGAGAAGTTGTCCCACTGGTCTTTGTGGGGCAATATGTCTCGCTTGCCTGCGCATTGTGTCGACTTTTTGAAATTTACTGCGCTGGCGATGGCATGGGATCCGGCACCTTAATCTCTGCCTCCTGGAGATACGCCTCAAATTACGGCTGGAAGGAACCCGACGATGGCTTCGACTTCAGGATACTCGGCATTCTGCCTGAAGTCTCTAGCTACTCGCGTGACGAGGCGGCATTTCACAGAGCCCTGTTTCGACTGAGAGGATATATCGGAGAGCCTGTCACCAGTCCACCATCTTGGACAGATGGTACCATTGGGCCACGGTCCCTCGACCCGCGTGCCATCGACTACCCCCTCCTTCGCGCATGGCTCAATTATTGCAACCAAAAACATTGTAGAAAGACGGATTGCCAGCCTTTGAAAGTCGACAATCAGTGGCACTTTCGACTCATTGACTGCAAAACTCGCCTTGTCGTTGAAGCAGCGAGCCTCGGCACGCGATGTCCCCCCTTCTTGGCCCTCAGTTATGTCTGGGGTAAAGCCATACAACCACGTCAATTAGACTACACCCAGCCGCTACAAGACCTTCCTCTCACCATTGAAGATAGCCTCACTGTTACCGACAAGCTGGGTTTCCGATACTTATGGGTAGATCAATATTGCATTCGCCAACACGACGAAGGCGACAAGCATTCTCAGATTCGACTCATGGCAGAGATTTACGGATCAGCCCAAGCAACTATTGTGGCCGCAGCAGGATCGGATCCTACGTACGGCCTACCAGGTGTGAGCAAGACTCAACGATCGGCTCAACCACACGTCAAGCTTCGAAGCGGGTACTTAACCTGGTCTTATGGTTCAACCAAGGACGACATATCATCCTCTGCTTGGTCGACACGTGGTTGGACATACCAAGAAGGAGTGCTCTCGTCTCGGCGGTTGGTGTTTACGGACAAGCAAGTGTATTTCCAATGCGGGCTCAGCTCGTTTTCGGAAGCGTTAAATATTCCCTTCGATCGAGTAGGATCGGCATCCAACGATGACATGTTTCCCCGTTTCCGAACCGCACCATATTCACTTGAGATTGGTGACCGGATATACGAATACACTCATCGGAAACTCGGCAACGAAGATGATATTCTCAATGCCTTCCAAGGAATACTTGGCCAATTCTTTAAGCACAAGCCTCCCATACACAACATTTGGGGTATCCCAGTCTTGTGTAGCCCGAAAAATTGGATCCGATCCCCTAAGGGCTTCTTGGCTGGTCTCTGCTGGAGCCTGGGAGAGCCACCTGATGGGGAACCACCTGCCCGCCGCCATGGCTTCCCCTCGTGGTCGTGGGCCGGATGGAAAGGTGTAGCCATACTGCACCCTCACAACGATGCAGTTCGCCCTGATAGTTTGGTGGAGAATGACATTTATGTTGCTTTTGAGAGCCTTGATCGAACTCGCACGGAATGGTCCGAACTAGGCCCTTCACTTCAGACTGGTGCAAGGAGTGACCAGAGCCAGCTTCGGGTTTTGGCTCTTGATTGCCACGCTTTTCTATTTGAAAACCAGGTATTTGATGTCATttggttgaagatgatgggcaTCGAAAACACGGGGATTGATATAGGTGATTTATCGTCAGATACCGATCGTGTTGTGGTCAGCGCTGACCCACCCGGCCTCATATATTCCCTAGATAAAGCCATGAGGTGGACTGATCATGAATTTCGGCAACAGCTGCTTGTTGGGATACCGATCAAATTGCAAACTACTTGGGAGGAAATGCCGCGGTTCTTTGTCCTGGTAATGCAGCAGAAGGCAGACTCGGACTTATACGAGCGTGTAGGACACTTTGAATGGTCGGATCCGCGAAAGCTGTTCGATTTTGAGACCTTCTCAAGAAGTGTGGCGACAAGgcggatggtgttgaggattGTATAA
- a CDS encoding hypothetical protein (EggNog:ENOG503P6FS; CAZy:CBM52; COG:S) produces MAVKRIVAVLAIATSFLATSVLGEEQAKCGQASYYPSEYACYDNKTLCPITFSLPTKPCGGGCYSPEQYSCEDETIKDLPEATSPFTLTFSGVRKTFQNLNVKACGRYLAVGANARECHACTAAGGTNCGTYQNSTVLLPGGQMASDVPGHQYWYINPTDGILRYTEALAGNASLWNATIPGKEFAGQNVKVYENGLFTWTREDATTHWWMACLVTLPGGAVGTARSWRIYAPTYVNMERGDCELGRIFSKAVDRKAGVYKYP; encoded by the exons ATGGCCGTCAAGCGCATCGTGGCCGTCCTGGCAATTGCCACCAGCTTCCTCGCCACGTCGGTACTTGGTGAAGAGCAAGCAAAGTGTGGCCAAGCGAGCTACTACCCATCCGAGTACGCCTGCTACGACAACAAGACACTCTGCCCGATTACGTTCAGCTTGCCGACCAAGCCCTGCGGTGGGGGCTGCTACTCGCCAGAGCAGTACTCATGTGAAGACGAAACGATTAAGGATCTGCCTGAAGCGACGAGCCCCTTCACCCTTACGTTTTCAGGCGTGCGCAAGACTTTCCAGAACCTGAACGTCAAGGCCTGCGGGAGATATCTTGCTGTGGGCGCCAACGCTAGAGAGTGCCATGCTTGCACTGCGGCCGGTGGCACAAACTGCGGGACCTACCAGAACTCGACGGTGCTGCTTCCTGGTGGGCAAATG GCTTCCGACGTTCCCGGCCACCAGTACTGGTACATCAACCCAACCGACGGTATCCTACGATATACCGAAGCTCTCGCTGGTAACGCTTCGCTCTGGAACGCCACTATCCCTGGGAAGGAGTTTGCCGGTCAAAACGTCAAGGTCTACGAAAACGGACTGTTCACATGGACCCGAGAGGATGCCACGACACACTGGTGGATGGCTTGCTTGGTTACGCTgcctggtggtgctgttggaaCTGCCAGGTCGTGGCGCATCTATGCTCCCACCTACGTCAACATGGAGAGAGGAGACTGCGAGCTTGGGAGGATTTTCTCCAAGGCGGTGGATAGGAAGGCGGGGGTGTACAAGTACCCATGA
- a CDS encoding hypothetical protein (EggNog:ENOG503P2GH; COG:Q), with protein MKIGPTFPIETTALLVPSPGSPFTISPVLIQNLRPNELLVEIKYSGLCHTDFLLRDGALPKVTYPSIPGHEGTGTILAIGPAVKNRSLSIGDDVLLSFTSCNECHHCLEQSPSTKCKLMPPLNLSCVRDDGTTAYQMQDGTPVSGHFFGQSSFAKIAVVSELSVVPIKGMSEEEMGIWAPMGCGYQTGAGTILDVLKPRKEDVVVIFGMGGVGFAALMAAALILEVETVIAVDLVQEKLDLAKEMGARWVINGKETLDVVGEMMKITEGKGADFAVDTTGVGKVVQDMVQCLGQGGTAASVGAPAPGVKIEVDVGMFFALSKKWIGVVEGEVWPVEFIPRLIQAYKEGKFPVDKISKVYPVEDIEKAIADTESGKIIKAVLKFQCQLQSPTHGT; from the exons ATGAAAATAGGCCCAACCTTCCCCATCgaaaccaccgccctcctcgtTCCATCCCCCGGTTCACCCTTCACCATATCCCCCGTCCTCATACAAAACCTCCGCCCAAACGAACTTCTAGTTGAGATAAAATACTCCGGCTTATGCCACACC gacttcctcctccgtgACGGCGCCCTCCCAAAAGTAAcctacccctccatcccaggCCACGAAGGCACAggcaccatcctcgccatcggtCCCGCGGTCAAGAACCGTTCCCTTTCTATAGGAGATGAcgtcctcctcagcttcaCCTCCTGCAATGAATGCCACCACTGCCTGGAGCAATCCCCCTCGACAAAATGCAAGCTCATGCCACCGCTTAACCTGTCGTGTGTTCGCGACGATGGGACAACGGCATACCAAATGCAAGATGGGACACCGGTATCGGGACATTTCTTTGGACAGTCGTCGTTTGCCAAGATCGCAGTGGTGAGTGAGCTGAGTGTGGTTCCTATCAAGGGGATGTCGGAAGAAGAAATGGGGATTTGGGCGCCAATGGGGTGTGGATATCAGACTGGTGCGGGGACTATACTGGATGTCTTAAAACCTAGAAAGGAGGATGTAGTGGTTATTTTCGGTATGGGAGGGGTAGGGTTTGCTGCTCTCATGGCCGCTGCTTTGATCTTGGAGGTTGAGACAGTTATCGCGGTGGATTTGGTGCAAGAGAAGCTGGATCTGGCGAAGGAAATGGGAGCGAGGTGGGTGATCAACGGAAAAGAAACGCTAgatgtggtgggggagatgatgaagataactgagggaaagggggcggACTTTGCGGTTGATACCACGGGAGTGGGGAAGGTGGTGCAGGATATGGTTCAGTGTCTTGGGCAAGGTGGCACAGCAGCGAGTGTGGGCGCCCCTGCGCCGGGGGTGAAGATTGAGGTGGACGTGGGGATGTTCTTCGCGTTGAGTAAGAAGTGGATTGgagttgtggagggggaggtttggcCTGTTGAG TTCATTCCGCGGTTGATACAAGCCTATAAGGAGGGGAAGTTTCCAGTGGACAAGATTAGCAAGGTGTACCCTGTTGAGGATATTGAGAAAGCTATTGCCGATACAGAGAGTGGGAAG ATTATCAAGGCTGTTCTCAAGTTTCAATGCCAACTCCAGAGTCCAACACATGGTACCTAG
- a CDS encoding hypothetical protein (EggNog:ENOG503NWGA): MGISITAFAGNDRELRRRDALSSRLSGRDIKIETRTPIDEVIVKSQFDLDRAEEMGAMIGPEFDKPRPARKQLRKRATEGGILNPEALIQSPAYTLRAESLELAFPWLFLQQLCWTLLLEPVKIFHKRSGAAKVHETDFPLLVGNIFMAAEGLDGSSDGEPNMVPMKAAAIYFNKMLSDTPDLILVGLRWEWRMPIDSTFEGSEEIRVDTVGSDY; encoded by the exons ATGGGCATCAGCATCACGGCGTTCGCCGGGAATGACAGGGAACTGCGTCGACGGGATGCTCTGTCATCTCGCCTCAGCGGCCGTGACATCAAGATTGAGACCCGGACTCCG ATTGACGAGGTCATCGTTAAGAGCCAGTTTGACCTCGACCGGGCTGAAGAGATGGGAGCCATGATCGGGCCAGAGTTCGACAAGCCAAGACCAGCAAGAAAGCAACTTCGGAAAAGGGCGACTGAAGGAGGCATATTGAACCCGGAGGCCCTGATTCAATCGCCGGCATACACACTTCGTGCCGAGTCACTCGAGTTGGCCTTTCCCTGGTTGTTTCTCCAGCAGTTGTGCTGGACGcttttgttggag CCTGTGAAAATCTTCCACAAAAGGTCTGGGGCAGCAAAGGTACACGAAACTGACTTCCCGTTGTTGGTTGGAAACATTTTCATGGCGGCGGAAGGCCTGGATGGCTCTTCTGACGGTGAGCCAAACATGGTGCCTATGAAGGCGGCTGCcatttactttaataaaatGTTGTCGGATACTCCCGATTTAATCCTTGTAGGCCTGAGGTGGGAGTGGCGGATGCCCATCGACTCTACCTTTGAAGGATCTGAAGAGATTCGGGTGGATACTGTTGGGTCCGACTATTGA
- a CDS encoding hypothetical protein (EggNog:ENOG503NUM0; COG:I) → MSRDNVLCPRAVQDLIADGHIIVIYDEYVLKLDSWLERHPGGSLAILHMVGKDATDEINAYHKPPTLKTMKAFRIGRKPPGIWTNTTPPIRGGVYVKEPEEKPVVESTIPTDVSDAEDSSVLETSFSDLSESRSTGTAPTSEDSCGEDLEETTIERMGETDGQTFRFRSAKKIYVGKKDPLAFTTWAEKQDEARDILEYPSVDPAVQQDIVKKYRELHEKVYELNLYDCPYIEYAKEMCRYTTLFVASMTALYNQWYLTSAFFLGLFWHQIMFVAHDAGHRAITGNFVIDSLIGMFVADFCCGLSIGWWKSSHNVHHLITNMPEHDPDIQNVPIFATSPSFFRSLHSTYYDFTFIWDAAANFLVPFQKYTYYPVMGIARFNLYLLSWLHVLSSKASSLGSSKAWWIRPAEIAMMSCYWYIFGYLLLWCTLPSWPVRIGFVLVSHIVTMPLHVQITLSHWAMSTSDLGESESFPQRQLRTTMDVDCPAWLDFIHGGLQFQAVHHLFPRVPRHNLRKVQTLVKQFCAETNIPYVLLSFEDGNKKVLNRLQEVGDQVEHLINCQKYMAATGESGLH, encoded by the exons ATGTCGCGCGACAACGTCCTCTGCCCACGGGCGGTTCAGGATCTCATCGCCGACGGCCACATCATTGTCATCTACGACGAATATGTACTGAAGCTGGACTCGTGGCTGGAGAGGCATCCCGGTGGCAGTCTGGCCATTCTTCACATGGTTGGAAAGGATGCGACGGACGAGATCAATGC GTaccacaaacccccaacaTTAAAGACTATGAAGGCTTTCCGTATTGGTCGCAAGCCTCCCGGCATCTGGACgaacacaacaccaccaattCGCGGCGGCGTCTACGTCAAGGAGCCCGAGGAGAAGCCCGTTGTGGaatccaccatccccaccgACGTATCCGATGCCGAGGACTCTTCAGTTTTGGAGACGAGCTTTAGCGATCTCTCCGAGTCGCGAAGCACGGGCACAGCTCCTACTTCAGAGGATAGCTGCGGAGAGGACCTCGAGGAGACCACAATCGAGCGCATGGGCGAGACAGATGGCCAGACATTTAGATTCCGGTCTGCCAAGAAGATTTATGTTGGAAAGAAGGACCCTCTGGCATTTACTACCTGGGCCGAGAAGCAGGATGAGGCCCGCGACATCCTCGAGTATCCCTCTGTCGACCCAGCTGTGCAGCAAGACATTGTCAAGAAATACCGCGAGCTCCATGAAAAGGTCTACGAACTCAACCTCTACGACTGCCCCTACATCGAGTATGCCAAGGAGATGTGCCGCTACACCACTCTGTTCGTCGCTTCCATGACCGCTCTCTATAATCAGTGGTACTTGACATCAGCTTTCTTCCTGGGCTTGTTCTGGCATCAGATCATGTTCGTTGCGCACGATGCCGGCCATCGCGCCATCACCGGAAACTTTGTTATCGACAGTCTAATTGGCATGTTCGTCGCCGACTTTTGCTGCGGTCTTTCGATTGGCTGGTGGAAGAGCAGTCACAACGTtcaccatctcatcaccaacatgccCGAGCACGATCCCGATATCCAGAACGTCCCTATCTTCGCCACCTCGCCCTCTTTCTTCAGGAGCCTTCACTCGACCTACTACGACTTCACCTTCATCTGGGACGCCGCTGCTAACTTCCTTGTACCCTTCCAAAAGTACACCTACTACCCTGTCATGGGCATCGCGCGCTTCAACCTCTACCTCCTCTCGTGGCTGCATGTCCTTTCTTCCAAGGCCTCGTCCCTCGGAAGCAGCAAGGCGTGGTGGATCCGCCCCGCTGAGATCGCCATGATGTCTTGCTACTGGTACATCTTTGgttacctcctcctctggtgCACCCTTCCCAGTTGGCCCGTCCGAATCGGATTCGTCCTTGTCTCGCACATCGTCACCATGCCCCTCCACGTCCaaatcaccctctcccactggGCCATGTCCACCTCTGACCTCGGCGAATCCGAATCCTTCCCCCAGCGCCAGCTGCGCACCACCATGGATGTCGACTGCCCCGCCTGGCTCGACTTCATCCACGGCGGTCTCCAGTTCCAGGccgtccaccacctctttcCCCGTGTACCCAGACATAACCTGCGCAAGGTCCAGACCCTGGTCAAGCAATTCTGCGCCGAGACGAACATCCCATATGTTCTTCTCAGCTTCGAGGATGGTAACAAGAAGGTCCTGAACAGGTTGCAGGAGGTGGGCGACCAGGTTGAGCATTTGATCAACTGCCAGAAGTACATGGCTGCTACCGGCGAGAGCGGTTTGCATTGA
- a CDS encoding hypothetical protein (EggNog:ENOG503PEI4), which produces MSYLDGLDDGDLPPTYTEAVTTSHTGGSFTSSHAGPSSSTGNDSVLLPSSLTNPLTSPLTNHLRTLPRRLYQAQQARATEQASRELDIITALVPHIEHFLSNLGNHPSHAAELVLVPEAAVPKGWVMTGAAERRREGEVVKIVKANLGKLLSQHTGSTAATQSTGKGEKSSYSREEDNDDGDSPNEDKPEFDEWGRFECEDTDGIGNSDTSQWLWFKDEGMARRLATYLRPEPNLERKHVQATVVEKKAEKGIWKSWGSKNKERVGSNPSSPTTPGTPGTGENEDAVKMAVRAREITFRKENDFGVWESRTGFGIVCNVRIAAR; this is translated from the coding sequence ATGTCCTACCTTGACGGCCTCGACGACGGCGACCTACCCCCAACCTACACCGAAGCCGTCACCACATCCCACACCGGCGGCAGCTTCACCAGCAGCCATGCCGGTCCCAGCTCCAGCACAGGCAACGATAGCGTCCTGCTACCATCCTCGCTAACAAACCCACTTACCTCTCCCCTGACCAACCATCTTCGAACCCTTCCAAGACGTCTCTATCAAGCCCAGCAGGCCCGCGCAACAGAGCAAGCCTCCCGCGAGCtagacatcatcaccgctcTGGTCCCTCACATCGAGCACTTCCTCTCCAATCTGGGAAACCACCCATCCCACGCCGCAGAGTTAGTCCTCGTGCCGGAAGCCGCCGTGCCGAAAGGATGGGTAATGACTGGCGCGGCGGAGCGGAGACGAGAAGGGGAAGTGGTCAAAATTGTCAAGGCCAATCTGGGGAAACTACTGAGTCAGCACACCGGCTCAACAGCCGCGACCCAATCTACAGGAAAAGGCGAGAAGTCATCGTACtcaagagaagaagacaatGACGACGGCGACAGTCCCAACGAAGACAAGCCCGAGTTTGACGAATGGGGTCGTTTCGAATGCGAGGACACAGACGGTATAGGGAACAGTGACACTTCCCAGTGGCTGTGGTTCAAAGACGAGGGAATGGCGCGCAGACTGGCGACATATTTGAGGCCGGAGCCGAATCTGGAGAGAAAGCATGTCCAGGCTACcgtggtggagaagaaggcggagaagggtATTTGGAAGAGCTGGGGGTCGAAGAacaaggagagggtggggagtAACCCGTCGAGTCCGACTACACCAGGGACGCCAGGGACGGGAGAGAATGAGGATGCTGTCAAGATGGCTGTtagggcgagggagattaCGTTTAGGAAGGAGAACGACTTTGGGGTGTGGGAGAGTCGGACGGGGTTCGGGATTGTTTGTAATGTGAGGATTGCTgcgagatga
- a CDS encoding hypothetical protein (COG:U; COG:Z; EggNog:ENOG503NYSH), translating into MASYRIAAPDEYLAITGMGVKNVKITKAAWVWPFQRCMRFSVQPHDYAMNLQAMTKEKLQFLLPVVFTVGPDVNQRGANKKGKSPAPPGVSGAGSAGSPVEDDEDGVYDYDNHGHVAGREDQGDSLMKYAMLLADSGAKKDGTKDFLENIVKGIIEGETRVLVSSMTMEEIFTEREVFKRRIFRNIKSELDQFGLKIYNANVKELKDAPNSIYFESLSRKAHEGATNQARIDVAEAQLKGNVGESKRKGEQEREISKIQAETAVAKTQRDIERASAEAVLDTRKAELNRDVEISRVAAKRSVEAQDEELKVKVEIKRAEAELQRLRATEVVKATIEREAKQQAADAAAYEIEADAKANFEKAKQLAEGAAYKVKVETEAAAYQTRQNAEAWTDAAVKQAEGRLAGDIKTAEGMMAMAEAYAKMSQAFGGPQGLLQYMMIEKGTYVELAKANAEAVRGMAPKISIWNTGAEAGGEGGAANGTAAMRNIYQMLPPLMTTINEQTGITLPEWQFGKMAAQTGEVQKAMKANGTA; encoded by the exons ATGGCCTCCTACAGAATTGCCGCTCCCGATGAGTACCTTGCCATCACTGGCATGGGAGTCAAGAATG TCAAAATCACCAAGGCCGCTTGGGTATGGCCCTTCCAGCGCTGCATGCGCTTCAGCGTGCAGCCCCACGACTACGCCATGAACCTTCAAGCCATGACCAAGGAGAAGCTCCAGTTCCTTCTCCCAGTGGTCTTCACCGTCGGTCCCGACGTCAACCAGCGCGGCGCTAACAAGAAGGGCAagtctcctgctcctcctggtGTCTCCGGCGCCGGCAGCGCTGGCTCCCccgtcgaggatgatgaggacggagTCTATGACTACGACAACCACGGCCATGTTGCCGGTCGCGAGGACCAAGGGGACTCGCTCATGAAGTACGCCATGCTCCTAGCTGATTCTGGCGCCAAGAAGGACGGCACCAAGGATTTCCTCGAGAACATCGTCAAGGGTATTATCGAGGGTGAGACGCGTGTGCTGGTGTCCAGCATGACGATGGAGGAGATCTTCACCGAGAGAGAGGTGTTCAAGAGGAGGATTTTCCGCAACATCAAGAGCGAGTTGGACCAGTTTGGTCTCAAGATTTACAACGCCAACGTCAAGGAGCTGAAGGATGCGCCGAACTCGATCTACTTTGAGAGTTTGAGCAGGAAGGCTCACGAGGGTGCTACTAACCAGGCCCGTATCGACGTCGCCGAGGCCCAGCTCAAGGGTAACGTCGGTGAATCCAAGCGCAAGGGTGAACAAGAGCGCGAGATCTCTAAGATCCAAGCCGAGACCGCTGTCGCCAAGACACAGCGCGATATTGAGCGCGCCTCCGCCGAAGCCGTTCTCGACACCCGCAAGGCCGAGCTCAACCGCGACGTCGAGATCTCCCGCGTGGCTGCCAAGCGCAGCGTCGAGGCGCAGGACGAGGAGTTGAAGGTTAAGGTCGAGATCAAGCGCGCCGAGGCTGAGCTGCAGCGTCTCCGTGCGACCGAAGTCGTCAAGGCCACCATTGAGCGCGAGGCCAAGCAGCAGGCTGCCGACGCTGCTGCGTACGAGATCGAGGCTGACGCCAAGGCCAACTTCGAGAAGGCGAAGCAGCTTGCAGAGGGTGCCGCCTacaaggtcaaggttgagacTGAAGCGGCGGCGTACCAGACGAGGCAGAACGCCGAGGCTTGGACTGATGCCGCGGTGAAGCAGGCTGAGGGTAGGCTTGCGGGTGACATCAAGACTGCGGAGGGTATGATGGCCATGGCGGAGGCGTATGCCAAGATGAGCCAGGCTTTCGGTGGTCCTCAGGGCTTGTTGCAGTACATGATGATTGAAAAGGGTACCTATGTCGAGCTGGCCAAGGCTAACGCTGAGGCTGTCCGGGGCATGGCTCCCAAGATCAGCATCTGGAACACTGGTGCtgaggctggtggtgagggtggtgctgccaATGGCACGGCGGCCATGCGCAACATCTACCAGATGCTGCCACCTCTCATGACGACTATCAACGAGCAGACCGGCATCACTCTGCCTGAGTGGCAGTTTGGAAAGATGGCTGCTCAGACTGGGGAGGTGCAGAAGGCTATGAAGGCCAACGGCACCGCCTAA